One genomic segment of Panicum virgatum strain AP13 chromosome 2N, P.virgatum_v5, whole genome shotgun sequence includes these proteins:
- the LOC120660164 gene encoding uncharacterized protein LOC120660164: MQGKVNLVNTPVPDDLQRLFTSQTDRDALYFGKNIRYFNSQFSFTSFGATVDHRVATAVGTGVYTFKVHGQIYHRLDQLRSGKDGPRHMQLYFYDTDETLSQRRKRSPHLDSGLIRTILRTLENNPYVRFFRSVGQMQYLDELKIELNTSISVDQRRYNAPAMDQVAAIWQDGSDERNKFKRSIMVYPNSGHPEFIRAYHGCYDPLAYPILYPGGETGWEDKSILLEEIPIIRFPRIRRKYTKRKNDAPYNCEHEEEDDRDNNMAEDGDGDGGGSCLHVSAREYYCYIMQIRNDVFNIFFHDGRIFQQWIVDMYVKIESMRLDWYSYPEHQKIIRADLYQGLMDTLLAGEHRGLKAGKLVVLSNNFPGSDRDVQCRFMDAMSLVAKYGRPDYFLTMTCNPYWPEITELLLPGQTPQDRLDIVARVYHAKLIDFHDFVIKKGHFGKVAAWAHVTEFQKRGLPHEHFLLIMESGSKLSGPDDFDKYISAELPDEKKYPLINELVCKHMMHGPCGILNKKCGCMQDGACRFRYPKQFSETTEQGNDAYSIYRRRNDGHKVFMRKKWLDNRWVVPYNPALLMRYNCHINVEVSSSIKCCKYLYKYVYKGMDCASFTVANHDQNGEIEINEIKQYRKARCITSIEVVYRLYRFPMFSMYPPILQMQVHLPSMHMVPFKDDDNLEDVLE; the protein is encoded by the exons ATGCAAggaaaagttaatttagtgaatACACCAGTTCCCGATGATTTGCAACGCCTGTTTACAAGCCAGACGGATAGGGATGCCTTGTACTTCGGAAAAAATATTCGGTATTTCAACTCTCAGTTCTCGTTCACAAGCTTTGGAGCTACCGTGGATCATCGGGTCGCTACTGCAGTTG GTACTGGTGTCTATACTTTCAAAGTGCATGGTCAGATTTATCACAGATTGGACCAGCTGAGATCGGGAAAAGATGGTCCGCGTCATATGCAGTTGTACTTCTATGACACGGATGAGACCCTATCACAAAGACGCAAAAGATCACCCCATCTTGATTCAGGATTAATTCGGACGATTCTTCGAACCCTCGAGAATAATCCGTATGTTCGTTTCTTTAGGAGTGTTGGACAAATGCAATATCTTGACGAGTTAAAAATTGAATTGAACACCAGTATTTCTGTTGATCAAAGAAGATACAACGCACCTGCTATGGATCAAGTTGCGGCTATCTGGCAGGATGGCTCTGATGAAAGAAATAAATTTAAACGGAGTATTATGGTTTATCCAAATTCTGGTCATCCAGAATTTATACGGGCGTACCATGGTTGTTACGATCCATTAGCTTACCCTATCCTCTATCCCGGTGGTGAGACTGGCTGGGAAGACAAAAGTATATTGCTGGAGGAAATACCAATAATACGCTTTCCCCGAATTAGAAGAAAGTATACAAAGCGCAAAAATGATG CTCCTTATAATTGTGAGCATGAGGAAGAAGACGACCGTGACAACAACATGGCTGAGGATGGTGATGGAG ATGGCGGGGGTTCGTGTTTGCATGTCAGTGCGAGGGAGTATTACTGCTATATTATGCAGATCCGCAATGATGTTTTTaatatattctttcatgatggaaGGATTTTTCAGCAATGGATAGTGGATATGTATGTGAAAATTGAGAGTATGCGACTTGATTGGTACTCCTATCCAGAACACCAGAAAATTATAAGGGCAGACCTCTATCAG GGTCTAATGGACACCCTTCTTGCCGGTGAGCATAGGGGTTTGAAGGCCGGTAAATTGGTTGTTTTATCTAACAATTTTCCTGGAAGTGATAGAGATGTGCAGTGCAGGTTCATGGATGCAATGTCATTAGTTGCTAAATATGGAAGGCCAGATTACTTTTTAACCATGACTTGCAACCCCTACTGGCCAGAGATCACAGAACTGTTGTTGCCTGGTCAGACACCTCAAGATAGACTTGATATCGTGGCGAGGGTTTACCATGCCAAACTCATTGATTTTCATGATTTTGTGATTAAGAAGGGTCACTTTGGAAAGGTTGCAGCCTGGGCACATGTTACCGAGTTTCAAAAAAGAGGTTTGCCGCATGAACATTTCTTGCTTATAATGGAAAGCGGTTCAAAGCTTAGCGGGCCAGATGATTTTGACAAATATATATCAGCAGAACTACCGGATGAAAAGAAATATCCTCTTATCAATGAACTTGTAtgcaagcacatgatgcatggtCCTTGTGGCATTCTAAATAAAAAGTGTGGTTGCATGCAAGATGGTGCATGTCGTTTCAGGTACCCTAAACAATTCAGTGAGACCACGGAACAAGGAAATGATGCATATTCTATATACAGAAGAAGAAATGATGGTCACAAAGTTTTTATGCGTAAGAAATGGTTGGATAATAGATGGGTTGTACCATATAATCCAGCACTCCTGATGAGATATAATTGTCACATCAATGTTGAAGTTTCCAGCAGCATTAAATGTTGCAagtatctatataagtatgtaTACAAGGGCATGGATTGTGCATCATTTACAGTTGCAAATCATGATCAGAATGGAGAGATAGAGATCAATGAGATTAAACAGTACAGGAAGGCACGGTGTATTACGTCTATTGAAGTAGTATATCGGCTCTATAGGTTCCCAATGTTTTCTATGTATCCTCCCATTTTGCAGATGCAAGTTCATCTTCCAAGTATGCATATGGTACCATTCAAAGATGACGACAACCTTGAAGATGTACTAGAATGA
- the LOC120660166 gene encoding uncharacterized protein LOC120660166, which translates to METPPSAVFHVSGSAGLSCTPSSTLLHVDGTKVFRQTMCVAASEQEHVLSNQHPAVLTDTPQSGVIQLDRISSFMRTPQMAGMSANPPSSLLRVDGSAVFNGTCDVGTNATMHVSINRHESGSSIANDSSDWLARNNSYIRTSRTSTNPAVLQGNTDNTDDGATVSSLSARKKKEKPHGAD; encoded by the exons ATGGAGACACCTCCGTCGGCAGTGTTCCACGTTTCTGGAAGTGCAG GACTGTCATGCACTCCATCTTCGACACTGTTGCATGTGGATGGAACTAAAGTTTTCAGACAGACTATGTGTGTGGCTGCAAGTGAGCAAGAACACGTGCTCAGTAATCAACATCCGGCAG TATTGACAGATACACCCCAGTCAGGAGTGATACAACTTGATAGAATATCATCCTTCATGCGAACACCTCAGATGGCAG GAATGTCGGCCAACCCACCCTCGTCGCTGTTGCGCGTGGACGGATCTGCAGTTTTCAACGGAACTTGTGATGTTGGTACAAATGCCACCATGCACGTGTCCATTAATCGACATGAATCTGGTTCTTCTATTGCCAATGATTCGTCAGATTGGCTTGCTCGCAACAATTCGTATATAAGAACATCTCGCACCAGTACCAATCCTGCTGTGCTCCAAGGAAACACCGATAACACAG ATGACGGTGCTACTGTCTCGTCTCTaagtgcaagaaaaaaaaaggaaaagccacATGGAGCGGATTAG
- the LOC120658782 gene encoding putative cyclin-dependent kinase F-2 yields the protein MAAVAVTAAKKRAAPHGPCPAAPGGDKKRPKYNFGSIYDYEKLGVLGKGTYGVVVRARHRATGETVAVKWVRATRGGREDALRAAYREAGCLAACRGAPSVLQIRDVATDAATGDLFLITELVAGRTLRDRLNLAGAFPEPRARAAMRQLLRGAAAVHATGTLHRDIKPENVLVGPGGALKICDFGMATPARPPYPEDPCSVGTLWYLAPEQLRGSRWYGTAVDVWALGCVMFELLAGEPLFVDAETDEDLLVEVLHLGHEIDSRGVAAFKGLPPDLSQAAGEVLCGLLCVDEDKRLTAAEALDHRWFTDEDAQSPEPGDGLIKCRAQTDSEQC from the coding sequence atggcggcggtggcggtgactGCAGCGAAGAAGCGCGCGGCGCCCCACGGCCCCTGCCccgcggcgcccggcggcgacAAGAAGCGCCCCAAGTACAACTTCGGATCCATCTACGACTACGAGAAGCTCGGGGTGCTGGGGAAGGGCACGTACGGCGTCGTGGTGCGggcgcgccaccgcgccacgGGCGAGACGGTGGCCGTCAAGTGGGTCCGCGCcacccgcggcggccgcgaggacGCCCTCCGCGCTGCCTACCGCGAGGCCGGCTGCCTGGCCGCCTGCCGCGGCGCCCCCTCGGTGCTGCAGATCCGCGACGTGGCCACCGACGCCGCCACCGGGGACCTCTTCCTCATCACGGAGCTCGTCGCGGGCCGTACGCTCCGCGACCGGCTCAACCTCGCGGGCGCCTTCCCGGAGCCCCGCGCGCGGGCCGCCATGCGCCAGCtcctgcgcggcgcggcggcggtgcacgcCACGGGCACGCTGCACCGCGACATCAAGCCCGAGAACGTGCTcgtcggccccggcggcgccctCAAGATCTGCGACTTCGGGATGGCCACGCCGGCACGCCCGCCCTACCCGGAGGACCCGTGCTCCGTCGGCACGCTCTGGTACCTCGCGCCGGAGCAGCTCAGGGGCAGCCGGTGGTACGGCACGGCAGTCGACGTGTGGGCGCTCGGGTGCGTCATGTTCGagctgctcgccggcgagcccctgtTCGTGGACGCCGAGACAGATGAGGACCTCCTTGTGGAGGTGCTACACCTGGGGCACGAGATCGACTCCCGCGGGGTGGCGGCGTTCAAGGGCCTGCCGCCGGACCTGTCGCAGGCGGCTGGCGaggtcctgtgtggtttgttgTGCGTTGACGAGGACAAGAGGCTCACTGCGGCAGAAGCGCTCGACCACCGGTGGTTCACAGATGAGGATGCCCAGTCGCCGGAGCCAGGGGATGGCCTGATCAAGTGCAGAGCGCAGACAGACTCAGAGCAGTGTTAG